The Mauremys reevesii isolate NIE-2019 linkage group 13, ASM1616193v1, whole genome shotgun sequence genome contains a region encoding:
- the ANKRD60 gene encoding ankyrin repeat domain-containing protein 60 isoform X2, whose translation MAGRGSGRHQVQPQPLGGAVFWFNSCSKQGKSHKVVPSGSLPHRLFSITIHLAETSETFPLAGCYSNLTVLKLKHHLELLTGIPLHFQRLQYLDEDLPDESTFKYNDIVPGGTITIRIWRQDGWGLLVAAAAEGNIIQLMSLGVTKGSTCSTPNSQLLRPEEKKEWIAHRAFVALYVASHRGHTEAVEFLLENGADLHAKTPLGRTALHAATVMGRYDCIDLLLSWGAQTSDSDNEGQSAVSLARLWGQKQSERRLFRFQWQQRATGTTSPSPSRSLQQKLDSRTHRPQSRAKTHVG comes from the exons ATGGCAGGAAGAGGGAGTGGCCGCCACCAGGTCCAACCCCAACCCTTAGGTGGTGCTGTGTTTTGGTTCAACTCCTGCTCCAAGCAGGGAAAGAGCCACAAAGTGGTCCCGAGCGGCAGCTTGCCCCACCGGCTCTTCAGCATCACAATCCATCTGGCTGAAACTAGTGAGACTTTCCCATTAGCCGGGTGCTACAGCAACTTGACTGTGTTGAAGCTGAAGCATCATCTGGAGCTGCTGACTGGTATCCCTCTGCATTTCCAACGCCTCCAGTACCTGGATGAAG ATCTACCAGATGAGTCTACGTTTAAGTACAATGATATTGTCCCTGGCGGAACAATTACTATACGCATCTGGCGACAAGATGGCTGGGGGCTTCTCgtggcagctgctgctgaaggAAATATTATCCAG CTAATGAGTTtaggagttacaaagggatccaCATGCAGCACTCCAAATTCACAGTTACTGAGACCAGAAGAGAAAAAGGAATGGATCGCACACCGAGCATTTGTGGCATTGTACGTTGCCAGCCACAGAGGCCACACTGAAGCTGTAGAATTTCTCCTGGAAAATG GTGCAGATTTGCATGCTAAAACACCACTGGGGAGGACTGCTCTTCATGCTGCCACTGTCATGGGTCGATATGACTGCATTGATCTACTCCTTAGCTGGGGGGCACAAACTTCTGACTCAGACAATGAGGGACAAAGTGCAGTGAGTCTAGCCCGCCTCTGGGGCCAGAAGCAAAGCGAACGCAGACTGTTCCGTTTCCAGTGGCAGCAGAGAGCGACTGGCACCACGTCACCCTCACCAAGTCGGAGCTTACAGCAGAAGCTGGATTCCAGGACACACAGGCCTCAGTCACGTGCTAAAACACACGTGGGCTAA
- the ANKRD60 gene encoding ankyrin repeat domain-containing protein 60 isoform X1, whose translation MAGRGSGRHQVQPQPLGGAVFWFNSCSKQGKSHKVVPSGSLPHRLFSITIHLAETSETFPLAGCYSNLTVLKLKHHLELLTGIPLHFQRLQYLDEVDLPDESTFKYNDIVPGGTITIRIWRQDGWGLLVAAAAEGNIIQLMSLGVTKGSTCSTPNSQLLRPEEKKEWIAHRAFVALYVASHRGHTEAVEFLLENGADLHAKTPLGRTALHAATVMGRYDCIDLLLSWGAQTSDSDNEGQSAVSLARLWGQKQSERRLFRFQWQQRATGTTSPSPSRSLQQKLDSRTHRPQSRAKTHVG comes from the exons ATGGCAGGAAGAGGGAGTGGCCGCCACCAGGTCCAACCCCAACCCTTAGGTGGTGCTGTGTTTTGGTTCAACTCCTGCTCCAAGCAGGGAAAGAGCCACAAAGTGGTCCCGAGCGGCAGCTTGCCCCACCGGCTCTTCAGCATCACAATCCATCTGGCTGAAACTAGTGAGACTTTCCCATTAGCCGGGTGCTACAGCAACTTGACTGTGTTGAAGCTGAAGCATCATCTGGAGCTGCTGACTGGTATCCCTCTGCATTTCCAACGCCTCCAGTACCTGGATGAAG TAGATCTACCAGATGAGTCTACGTTTAAGTACAATGATATTGTCCCTGGCGGAACAATTACTATACGCATCTGGCGACAAGATGGCTGGGGGCTTCTCgtggcagctgctgctgaaggAAATATTATCCAG CTAATGAGTTtaggagttacaaagggatccaCATGCAGCACTCCAAATTCACAGTTACTGAGACCAGAAGAGAAAAAGGAATGGATCGCACACCGAGCATTTGTGGCATTGTACGTTGCCAGCCACAGAGGCCACACTGAAGCTGTAGAATTTCTCCTGGAAAATG GTGCAGATTTGCATGCTAAAACACCACTGGGGAGGACTGCTCTTCATGCTGCCACTGTCATGGGTCGATATGACTGCATTGATCTACTCCTTAGCTGGGGGGCACAAACTTCTGACTCAGACAATGAGGGACAAAGTGCAGTGAGTCTAGCCCGCCTCTGGGGCCAGAAGCAAAGCGAACGCAGACTGTTCCGTTTCCAGTGGCAGCAGAGAGCGACTGGCACCACGTCACCCTCACCAAGTCGGAGCTTACAGCAGAAGCTGGATTCCAGGACACACAGGCCTCAGTCACGTGCTAAAACACACGTGGGCTAA